The sequence below is a genomic window from Escherichia marmotae.
GCACCGCGCTGGGCGTCAACTTTCATTGCTTTCGCCAGTTCAGAGTTCAGCTCGGTTCCCATAATGCCCAGCTCGCCGCGTTTCACCTGGCCGAATTCCACCATCTGCGAGGTCAGGTTTTTCACCATGTTACTCGGGATAGCAAAACCGATACCGATGTTACCGCCGTCCGGCGCGAGGATCGCGGTGTTAATGCCGATCAGTTCGCCGTTCAGGTTAACCAGCGCGCCACCGGAGTTACCGCGGTTGATTGCGGCATCGGTCTGGATGAAGTTTTCGTAGTTTTCGGCGTTCAGGCCGCTACGTCCCAGTGCAGAGACGATACCGGAAGTTACCGTCTCGCCCAGACCGAACGGGTTGCCGATTGCTACGGTGTAATCACCTACACGCAGCGCATCGGAATCCGCCATCTTAATTGCAGTCAGGTTTTTCGGATTCTGGATCTGGATCAGCGCGATATCAGAGCGCGGATCTTTGCCAACCATCTTCGCGTCGAACTTACGGCCATCGCTCAGTTGAACTTTAATGACCGTCGCGTTATCAACAACGTGGTTGTTGGTAACAACATAGCCTTTATCGGCATCAATGATGACACCGGAACCCAGCGCCATGAATTTTTGTTGCTGACCGCCGCCGTTACCGCCCTGGCCACCCTGGCAGAACGGAGAACTCTGGAACGGAGAACCGTCCTGGCAGAACGGAGAATCATCACCGAAGAACTGCTGGAAATTACGCGGCATACGCGGCGTATTAACAGTTGTGCTACCTTCTACGTTAATGCTGACCACTGAAGGCATCACCTTTTCGAGCATCGG
It includes:
- the degP gene encoding serine endoprotease DegP, which encodes MKKTTLALSALALSLGLALSPLSATAAETSSATTAQQMPSLAPMLEKVMPSVVSINVEGSTTVNTPRMPRNFQQFFGDDSPFCQDGSPFQSSPFCQGGQGGNGGGQQQKFMALGSGVIIDADKGYVVTNNHVVDNATVIKVQLSDGRKFDAKMVGKDPRSDIALIQIQNPKNLTAIKMADSDALRVGDYTVAIGNPFGLGETVTSGIVSALGRSGLNAENYENFIQTDAAINRGNSGGALVNLNGELIGINTAILAPDGGNIGIGFAIPSNMVKNLTSQMVEFGQVKRGELGIMGTELNSELAKAMKVDAQRGAFVSQVLPNSSAAKAGIKAGDVITSLNGKPISSFAALRAQVGTMPVGSKLTLGLLRDGKQVNVNLELQQSSQNQVDSSSIFNGIEGAEMSNKGKDQGVVVNNVKTGTPAAQIGLKKGDVIIGANQQAVKNIAELRKVLDSKPSVLALNIQRGDSTIYLLMQ